A single genomic interval of Crocosphaera sp. UHCC 0190 harbors:
- a CDS encoding Uma2 family endonuclease: protein MVKLATKLYSFEEYLTYDDGTDNKYELVNGELKVMPTASGFHALILHFIFKMLEQEIERIKQQWKVMPGIVGVRTAKTKSRIPDLVILSESQCQEIREMTTAVLESPPLLAVEIVSPGNADDDYRYKRSEYAVREIPEYWIIDPDAKKVSILLLVSGFYEATEFTEEQEIKSELFPDLKLSIKQIFEV from the coding sequence ATGGTTAAATTAGCAACTAAACTATATTCATTTGAAGAATATCTAACCTATGATGATGGAACAGATAACAAGTATGAATTAGTCAATGGAGAGTTAAAAGTTATGCCGACTGCTAGTGGTTTTCATGCTTTAATTTTGCATTTTATCTTTAAGATGTTAGAGCAAGAAATTGAGCGAATTAAACAGCAATGGAAAGTGATGCCTGGTATAGTAGGGGTAAGAACAGCGAAGACTAAATCAAGGATTCCTGATTTAGTCATTTTATCGGAAAGTCAATGTCAAGAAATTCGGGAAATGACGACTGCTGTATTAGAATCTCCGCCGCTTCTAGCAGTAGAAATTGTTAGTCCTGGGAATGCTGATGATGACTACCGTTATAAGCGTTCTGAATATGCCGTTAGAGAAATTCCTGAATATTGGATTATTGATCCAGATGCTAAAAAGGTGTCTATTTTATTGTTAGTTTCTGGGTTTTATGAAGCTACTGAATTCACAGAAGAACAGGAAATTAAGTCTGAGCTTTTTCCAGATTTAAAGTTAAGTATTAAACAAATTTTTGAAGTATAA
- a CDS encoding Ppx/GppA phosphatase family protein yields MQTSEVKRESAVSPNTCTLAAIDIGTNSIHMVIVEIDKTLPAFTIVSREKDTVRLGERDIKTGNLTEEAIERAIASLKRCKDLATSLNVDHIIAAATSATREAPNGLDFIWKVQAEVGIIVNLISGYEEARRIYLGVLSGMDFNEQPHVIIDIGGGSTEIILADSHEPRCLSSTKVGAVRLTAEFVTTDPINEAEFLNLQAYVRGMLERPIDELRSKLNDNEIPKLVGTSGTIETLVTIHAAQTLNEIPSPLQGYYISHQDLKDLVKKFASLSYEERINIPGMSEKRAEIILAGAVILLEAMTMLELEKITICERALREGMIVDWMLTHGLIENRLSFQAEVRQRNVYKIARKYQVDLPHGERVADFAISLFDQLFGIFHNWGKIERELLWSAAILHNCGIYISHSSHHKHSYYLIRNAELLGFTEVEIETIANIARYHRKSSPKKKHEDYSKLPDNYRKQVKQLSAILRLAVALDRRQIGAIQSIDCKYDPEYKKLHLHLIPAYPNDDCALELWNLSYKKVVFEELFGVKMVATLESR; encoded by the coding sequence ATGCAAACCAGCGAGGTTAAACGAGAAAGCGCGGTTTCCCCTAATACCTGCACCTTAGCGGCCATTGATATTGGTACGAACTCAATTCACATGGTCATCGTGGAAATTGACAAAACCCTGCCCGCTTTTACCATTGTGTCACGGGAAAAGGATACAGTGAGGCTAGGGGAACGGGACATCAAAACCGGAAATTTGACCGAAGAAGCAATAGAACGGGCGATCGCCTCTCTAAAACGCTGTAAAGACCTAGCTACCAGCCTCAATGTTGATCATATCATTGCCGCCGCCACCAGTGCCACCAGAGAAGCCCCCAATGGGTTAGACTTTATCTGGAAAGTTCAGGCAGAAGTTGGTATTATCGTTAACTTAATTTCAGGATATGAAGAGGCCCGTCGCATCTATTTAGGGGTCTTATCAGGAATGGATTTTAACGAACAACCCCACGTTATTATTGATATTGGGGGCGGTTCCACAGAAATTATCTTAGCAGACTCCCACGAACCCCGTTGTTTAAGTAGTACCAAAGTCGGTGCAGTTCGTTTAACCGCAGAATTTGTGACAACTGACCCCATTAATGAGGCAGAATTTCTTAATTTACAGGCCTATGTACGGGGAATGTTAGAACGTCCCATTGATGAGTTACGCAGCAAACTAAATGACAATGAAATACCCAAATTAGTCGGTACGTCAGGCACCATTGAAACTTTAGTAACAATTCATGCGGCCCAAACCTTAAATGAGATTCCTAGTCCCTTACAAGGGTATTATATCAGTCATCAAGACCTCAAAGATTTGGTGAAAAAATTTGCTTCTTTGTCTTATGAAGAACGGATCAATATTCCAGGAATGTCTGAAAAACGGGCCGAAATTATTTTAGCTGGTGCAGTCATTCTTTTAGAAGCAATGACAATGTTAGAATTAGAAAAGATTACAATTTGTGAAAGGGCCTTGCGAGAGGGAATGATAGTTGATTGGATGTTAACCCATGGGTTAATTGAAAATCGCCTGAGTTTTCAAGCAGAAGTTCGTCAACGCAATGTTTATAAAATTGCTCGTAAATATCAAGTTGATCTTCCTCATGGGGAACGGGTGGCTGATTTTGCTATTAGTTTATTTGATCAATTATTTGGCATATTTCATAATTGGGGAAAAATTGAACGGGAATTATTATGGTCAGCAGCAATCTTGCATAATTGCGGTATTTATATTAGTCATTCATCTCATCATAAACATTCCTATTATTTAATTCGCAATGCAGAATTATTAGGGTTTACGGAAGTAGAAATCGAAACCATAGCTAATATTGCTCGTTATCATCGTAAAAGTTCCCCTAAGAAAAAACATGAAGACTATAGTAAATTACCGGATAATTATCGTAAACAAGTTAAACAACTCAGTGCCATTTTACGGTTAGCAGTAGCTTTAGATCGGCGACAAATTGGAGCAATTCAAAGTATTGATTGTAAATACGATCCAGAATATAAAAAGCTACATTTACATTTAATTCCTGCCTATCCTAATGATGATTGTGCCTTAGAATTATGGAATTTAAGTTATAAAAAAGTTGTCTTTGAAGAACTTTTTGGGGTTAAGATGGTAGCAACTTTAGAATCAAGATAA
- a CDS encoding helix-turn-helix domain-containing protein: MSYTISDSCSVCESCQIDCPTNAIKTDNGEYWIDQTLCNNCEGYYAEPQCVIQCPISSPSPTQAKKGRYKTVARVSTSPELFINGKSTPFASSMVIWEGCSVLTRATALPWEKDSQGYLYYERSVKQGRGKIVFRLNDTLDFSCQTIEYLSDPSKLELIDIRAACLHLLFAAYATTLEKPWEEEFIISDQQIEGYLGLDKRKDLSKASKLTLIKTLVQQPCQLLAAIDWPQQGKVKGFTVPESPLWHLLDIKHHFQTDDSGCQHLTGLTFTLKAGIWAQYFLNKQAYSQRIAFYQYGSLPHFVLNTVMSIWQQHQGAVRIMLWLLFKSKMGRKQCITVPTLMRVAYGQEKMAQADIQREQRKRLLRAFESDLEVLNHYGIKAVFDPVSYPSTIQPLWVKLAELPDDAEEALEFWINDGSQEHRLTDAGPRGKWNWLMKARILNFELPAEWEEQLAKFEQKKQRKSNRKTRVKKSPELSAEEILAARQSKGLSQRALAEKIGKSQSWIRDLENGRFSAKPEDRAILQNVLELS; the protein is encoded by the coding sequence ATGTCCTATACAATTTCTGATAGTTGTTCCGTCTGTGAAAGCTGTCAAATCGACTGTCCGACTAATGCCATTAAGACAGATAATGGTGAATATTGGATCGATCAAACACTCTGTAATAATTGCGAAGGTTATTATGCAGAACCCCAGTGTGTTATTCAATGTCCCATTAGCAGTCCTAGTCCAACACAAGCGAAAAAAGGACGATATAAAACTGTAGCCAGAGTCTCTACATCTCCCGAACTATTTATTAATGGAAAAAGTACCCCATTTGCCTCATCAATGGTGATCTGGGAAGGCTGTAGTGTTTTAACCCGTGCTACTGCTTTGCCTTGGGAAAAAGACAGCCAGGGATACCTATATTATGAGCGATCTGTCAAACAAGGGAGAGGTAAAATTGTCTTTCGCTTAAATGATACTTTAGATTTTTCATGCCAAACAATTGAATATTTATCCGACCCATCTAAACTAGAATTAATTGATATTAGAGCCGCTTGTTTGCATCTTTTATTTGCCGCTTATGCTACCACATTAGAGAAACCTTGGGAAGAAGAATTTATCATTAGCGATCAACAAATCGAGGGATATTTAGGCTTAGATAAACGTAAAGATTTAAGTAAAGCCAGCAAACTGACCCTAATTAAGACTTTAGTGCAACAACCCTGTCAATTACTAGCTGCGATAGACTGGCCACAGCAAGGAAAAGTTAAAGGATTTACTGTTCCTGAAAGTCCCCTTTGGCACTTATTAGACATTAAACATCATTTTCAAACCGATGATTCCGGTTGCCAACATCTGACAGGTTTAACCTTTACCTTAAAAGCCGGAATTTGGGCCCAATACTTCTTAAATAAACAAGCTTACAGTCAACGCATTGCCTTCTATCAATATGGTTCCTTACCCCACTTTGTCTTAAATACCGTCATGAGTATTTGGCAACAACATCAAGGGGCTGTAAGGATCATGTTGTGGTTGCTCTTCAAAAGTAAAATGGGCAGAAAACAATGTATTACCGTTCCCACCCTCATGCGAGTTGCCTACGGGCAAGAGAAGATGGCCCAAGCAGACATTCAACGAGAGCAACGTAAACGGCTATTACGCGCCTTTGAAAGTGATTTAGAAGTATTAAATCATTATGGGATCAAAGCCGTTTTTGACCCCGTTTCTTATCCATCAACCATTCAACCCCTCTGGGTAAAATTAGCCGAACTTCCTGATGATGCCGAGGAAGCCCTGGAATTTTGGATTAATGATGGCTCTCAAGAACATCGCTTAACGGATGCAGGGCCGAGGGGTAAATGGAATTGGTTAATGAAAGCCAGAATTTTAAACTTTGAACTCCCTGCGGAATGGGAAGAACAACTGGCAAAATTTGAGCAGAAAAAACAACGCAAAAGTAATCGCAAAACTCGTGTTAAAAAATCACCCGAATTATCCGCCGAGGAAATTCTCGCCGCGAGACAAAGCAAAGGGTTAAGTCAAAGAGCTTTAGCGGAAAAAATAGGTAAAAGCCAAAGTTGGATTCGAGACTTAGAGAATGGAAGATTTTCCGCTAAACCAGAAGATCGAGCCATTTTACAAAATGTCTTAGAACTCTCTTAA
- a CDS encoding serine/threonine-protein kinase, with the protein MSLCINPHCSNPENQDTSLFCQSCGSELLLEGRYRVLKELGGGGFGKTYEVQDSDPTHFGEGHQAVKVLKVLIHNHPKYVELFEREAQFLSRFNHPGIPKVEPDAHFLFYLKNSSTPLYCLVMEKIEGLNLNQYIMQRGKCISQKVAIQWLMQLLRILQEIHRHNFFHRDIKPSNVMLRSTGQLVLIDFGTAREVTATYLSKQSSGQVTGLFSAGYSPLEQLNGQAVPQSDFFALGRTMVYLLAGKHPSDFYDAHVDQLNWRGAVPDLAPEFADLLDHIMARLPNERPQSAGIILSQLEQIYHHLYGSDSFLNNFPSQDVINEGEIPTRTAPPTVPPLPLPPKPQSPSFAATQDVLAPSFVARCQAELAELIGPMASIICQKTWKKNPNASADEFVKALAQKIPDPQKAQGFQQKLLS; encoded by the coding sequence ATGAGCCTCTGCATTAACCCTCACTGTTCTAATCCTGAGAATCAGGACACATCCCTCTTTTGTCAAAGCTGTGGCTCGGAGTTACTGCTTGAGGGACGCTATCGTGTATTAAAAGAATTAGGGGGCGGGGGATTTGGGAAAACTTATGAAGTCCAAGACAGTGATCCCACTCATTTTGGTGAAGGCCATCAGGCTGTTAAAGTCTTAAAAGTTCTCATTCATAATCACCCCAAGTATGTAGAACTATTTGAGCGAGAGGCCCAATTTTTAAGTCGTTTCAATCATCCAGGAATTCCGAAAGTAGAGCCGGATGCTCATTTTCTGTTTTATCTCAAAAATAGTAGCACCCCTCTCTACTGTTTGGTGATGGAGAAAATTGAAGGACTGAATCTCAATCAATACATTATGCAACGGGGAAAATGTATCTCCCAAAAAGTGGCGATTCAATGGCTGATGCAACTGTTACGGATTTTACAGGAGATTCATCGTCATAATTTTTTCCACCGAGATATTAAACCTTCCAATGTCATGCTCCGTTCTACCGGACAATTAGTCTTGATTGATTTTGGGACGGCCAGAGAAGTCACGGCAACCTATTTATCTAAACAATCTAGTGGTCAGGTGACAGGGCTGTTTTCGGCGGGATATAGCCCCCTGGAACAACTGAATGGTCAAGCCGTTCCTCAATCGGATTTTTTTGCCCTCGGACGTACCATGGTTTATCTGCTTGCGGGGAAACATCCCAGCGATTTTTATGATGCTCATGTGGATCAATTAAACTGGCGTGGGGCAGTTCCCGATTTAGCTCCTGAATTTGCGGATTTATTGGATCACATCATGGCCCGCTTACCCAATGAGCGGCCTCAATCAGCCGGAATTATTCTCAGCCAGTTAGAACAAATTTATCATCATCTCTACGGATCTGATAGTTTTCTCAATAATTTTCCCTCTCAGGATGTGATTAACGAGGGAGAAATTCCCACTCGTACGGCCCCCCCAACGGTTCCTCCCTTACCCCTACCCCCGAAACCGCAATCTCCCTCCTTTGCGGCTACTCAAGATGTCCTTGCTCCGAGTTTTGTGGCGCGTTGTCAAGCAGAATTAGCCGAATTAATTGGGCCAATGGCTTCGATTATTTGTCAAAAAACTTGGAAAAAAAATCCCAATGCTTCTGCGGATGAATTTGTTAAGGCCTTGGCGCAAAAAATACCTGATCCCCAAAAAGCTCAAGGGTTTCAACAAAAATTGTTGAGTTAA
- a CDS encoding M14 family metallopeptidase: MTVNPFDFSHYYTYQELLDYLHQMADAYPQLMQLKIIGKSYAERDIPIAILTNQNTGNYLEKPGYWIDANTHAGEVTGSAVACYILYHLLTQYQTEKIATRLLDNYTIYILPRIAIDGAEKYLTTPYRLRSSIRPYPYPDEQDGLHQEDVNGDGLILQMRIKDDCGAWKISDQEPRLMVKREPQEFEGTYYNILPEGLILNYDGYEVKLAPTLEGMDFNRNYPYLWSPEGEQRGAGDFPFSEPETRAEAEFWQQNRNINGFISYHTYSAVILRPYSTHADEHFPVADLEIYKLLGEKGKAITGYECVSVYHDFRYHPKDVTYGVMDDYAYDHFGWFGFTIELWDAPREAGVKKENYTDWSGKHPIEDDLKLFKWNDEQLEVKGFIDWQSFNHPQLGDVEIGGWNFKEMWQNAPIQYLPEICEKQCQFSLMNALLSPLLAISKTKINHQGADIYHLVVELENQGFFPTYTSKKALERKAVRPIEVILSLPEDVRLISGQLEQEIKHLEGRSNKAYNTFAKGTDYRRHLEWVIQGPVNSIIEVKACSERAGTVKCSLKLIS, encoded by the coding sequence ATGACGGTAAACCCTTTTGATTTTAGCCATTATTATACTTATCAAGAACTCTTAGATTATTTGCATCAGATGGCTGATGCTTATCCCCAATTGATGCAACTGAAAATTATTGGCAAAAGTTACGCTGAAAGAGATATTCCTATTGCTATTCTTACTAACCAAAATACCGGAAATTATCTAGAAAAACCTGGCTATTGGATCGACGCGAATACCCATGCAGGTGAAGTCACAGGATCGGCAGTTGCTTGTTATATTCTCTATCATTTATTAACTCAGTATCAAACGGAAAAAATTGCCACTCGTCTTCTCGATAATTACACTATTTATATATTACCACGAATTGCCATTGATGGGGCGGAAAAATATTTAACAACACCCTATCGTTTGCGTTCGAGTATTCGCCCTTATCCCTATCCTGATGAACAAGATGGACTCCATCAAGAAGATGTTAATGGGGATGGATTAATCTTACAAATGCGAATCAAAGATGACTGTGGGGCGTGGAAAATTTCTGACCAAGAACCCCGCTTAATGGTAAAGCGAGAACCACAAGAATTTGAGGGTACTTATTACAATATTTTACCTGAAGGTTTGATCCTTAATTATGATGGTTATGAGGTGAAATTAGCACCTACCTTGGAAGGGATGGATTTTAACCGCAATTATCCCTATCTTTGGTCACCAGAAGGGGAACAAAGAGGGGCCGGAGATTTCCCCTTTTCTGAACCAGAAACCCGCGCAGAAGCAGAGTTTTGGCAGCAGAATCGTAACATTAATGGCTTTATTAGTTATCATACTTATTCTGCGGTAATATTACGGCCTTATAGTACCCATGCGGATGAACATTTTCCCGTTGCTGACTTAGAGATTTATAAACTTTTAGGGGAGAAAGGAAAGGCAATAACTGGATATGAATGTGTCTCTGTTTATCATGATTTTCGTTACCATCCTAAAGATGTTACCTATGGGGTGATGGATGATTATGCTTATGATCATTTTGGTTGGTTTGGGTTTACCATTGAGTTGTGGGATGCTCCGAGAGAAGCAGGAGTTAAAAAAGAAAATTATACTGATTGGTCGGGTAAACATCCGATTGAAGATGACTTAAAATTGTTTAAATGGAATGATGAACAATTAGAAGTAAAAGGGTTTATTGATTGGCAATCTTTTAATCATCCCCAGTTAGGAGACGTGGAAATTGGGGGATGGAATTTTAAGGAAATGTGGCAAAATGCCCCGATTCAATATTTACCAGAAATCTGTGAAAAGCAGTGTCAATTTTCTTTAATGAATGCCTTACTTTCCCCCTTATTAGCTATTTCTAAGACTAAAATAAATCATCAAGGGGCGGATATTTATCATCTGGTGGTTGAATTAGAAAACCAGGGATTTTTTCCCACTTATACCAGTAAAAAAGCCTTAGAACGTAAAGCGGTTCGTCCCATAGAAGTAATCTTATCCTTACCGGAAGATGTGAGGTTAATTAGTGGACAATTAGAACAAGAAATTAAGCATTTAGAAGGTCGTTCTAATAAAGCTTATAATACCTTTGCTAAAGGGACTGATTATCGTCGTCATTTAGAATGGGTAATTCAAGGGCCTGTGAATAGTATAATTGAGGTTAAAGCTTGTTCAGAACGGGCAGGAACAGTTAAATGTTCTTTAAAATTAATCTCTTAA
- the nadC gene encoding carboxylating nicotinate-nucleotide diphosphorylase: protein MILPAAIILDPLLVSWLQEDIGRGDRTTDGLLLSDLGSGEWIAKASGAIAGLPVAARVFQLLNPGVTFTPVVKEGETVQAGQVIAKIEGPLDALLTGERVALNLGMRLSGIATMTRQYVNTIADLPTQLVDTRKTTPGLRILEKYATSVGGAINHRMGLDDGAMIKDNHIKAAGSIQEAIKRVRKTIPYPLTIEVETSNLQEVAEALKYGADIIMLDNMKVDLMKQAVSIIRNDNEWVKIEASGNITLETIREVAETGVDYISSSATITRSPWLDLSMRIH, encoded by the coding sequence ATGATTTTACCTGCTGCTATTATTTTAGACCCCTTACTTGTTAGTTGGTTACAAGAAGATATTGGTCGCGGCGATCGCACTACTGACGGATTATTGCTGTCAGATTTGGGATCGGGAGAATGGATCGCTAAAGCATCGGGGGCGATCGCCGGTTTACCTGTCGCTGCTAGGGTATTTCAATTATTAAATCCTGGTGTTACTTTTACCCCTGTGGTAAAAGAAGGGGAAACTGTCCAAGCTGGCCAGGTTATTGCTAAGATTGAGGGGCCATTAGATGCCTTATTGACTGGGGAGAGAGTCGCCTTAAATTTAGGAATGCGACTGAGTGGTATTGCAACTATGACGCGGCAATATGTGAATACGATTGCCGATTTACCCACCCAGTTAGTGGATACCCGTAAAACCACCCCAGGTTTAAGGATACTAGAAAAATATGCAACTTCGGTCGGGGGTGCGATTAATCATCGCATGGGGTTAGATGATGGGGCCATGATTAAAGATAATCATATCAAAGCGGCGGGCAGTATTCAAGAGGCCATTAAACGGGTTCGTAAAACGATTCCTTACCCCTTAACTATTGAAGTGGAAACCAGTAATCTTCAAGAAGTAGCAGAAGCTCTAAAATATGGGGCAGATATTATCATGTTAGATAACATGAAAGTCGATTTAATGAAACAAGCTGTTTCGATAATTAGAAATGATAATGAATGGGTCAAAATTGAAGCATCAGGGAATATTACCTTAGAAACCATCAGAGAAGTAGCAGAAACAGGGGTTGATTATATTTCCAGTAGTGCAACCATTACGCGATCACCTTGGTTAGATTTAAGTATGAGAATTCATTAA
- a CDS encoding universal stress protein, whose amino-acid sequence MVKTILVALDCSTTSEPVIQALDALYIPSHSKIILAHVLPSSDNEVESHPEQPHQLQSLRYQQVEQQLQAYQGQVSGSQMEIVNGDPAEEIIRLANIYNADLIVIGTRGLQGVTRVIERSVSDQVVAEATCSVFVVKS is encoded by the coding sequence GTGGTTAAAACAATTTTAGTGGCCCTGGACTGCTCGACCACATCAGAGCCGGTCATCCAGGCCTTGGATGCGCTCTACATCCCATCCCACAGCAAAATAATCCTTGCCCATGTTTTGCCCTCATCTGATAATGAGGTGGAGAGTCATCCTGAACAGCCCCATCAATTGCAGTCCTTGAGATACCAACAGGTAGAACAACAACTTCAAGCCTATCAAGGTCAAGTATCAGGCAGTCAAATGGAAATTGTCAATGGTGATCCAGCAGAAGAAATTATCCGACTGGCCAATATTTATAACGCGGATCTGATTGTAATCGGGACTCGTGGCCTCCAAGGAGTCACACGGGTAATTGAAAGATCAGTGAGCGACCAAGTGGTAGCTGAGGCAACTTGTTCTGTTTTCGTGGTGAAATCTTAA
- a CDS encoding tetratricopeptide repeat protein: protein MNQNALEYFQSKRSRNPATSLQQKDWSAMRLMCESSTASLSSLQLRIKIKEKAHQKDYQGAISLLNQLINRQPDSAIDYNNRGLMFLKMGQYGAAMADFNEAIALNPRLDRAYNNRANCYAIQGNLIKAINDYEAALDINPYNQRVWINQGITLRELNEYELAIETLEIALIMGEQYQGRIYAERGYTYYVRGDWNCAIADYYRALSHLPKSDRYYQKVEKWLEKVLQPLKS from the coding sequence ATGAACCAAAATGCCCTTGAGTATTTCCAGTCAAAAAGATCCCGCAACCCTGCCACCTCGTTACAGCAGAAGGACTGGTCTGCTATGAGGTTAATGTGTGAAAGTTCCACTGCTTCCCTTTCTAGTTTACAATTAAGAATCAAAATTAAAGAAAAAGCCCATCAAAAAGATTATCAAGGGGCCATTAGTTTACTCAACCAACTAATTAACCGTCAGCCAGACAGTGCGATTGATTATAATAATCGCGGGTTAATGTTCCTCAAAATGGGTCAGTATGGGGCGGCCATGGCCGATTTTAATGAAGCGATCGCCCTCAATCCTCGTTTAGATCGAGCCTATAATAATCGTGCTAACTGTTATGCAATTCAAGGTAATCTGATCAAGGCGATCAACGATTATGAAGCTGCTTTAGATATCAACCCTTATAATCAAAGAGTTTGGATTAACCAAGGCATTACCTTAAGGGAACTCAATGAATATGAATTAGCCATTGAAACCTTAGAAATTGCCTTAATTATGGGGGAGCAATATCAAGGGCGAATTTATGCCGAGCGAGGCTATACTTATTATGTTAGAGGAGACTGGAATTGTGCGATCGCTGATTATTACCGCGCCTTGTCCCACTTACCCAAAAGCGATCGCTATTATCAAAAAGTCGAAAAATGGTTAGAAAAAGTCCTACAACCCCTAAAATCTTAG
- the shc gene encoding squalene--hopene cyclase: MQTQDKITQGQNLKPSTLTDSITASQNYLLSLQYPDGYWWAELESNITLTAETVLVHKIWGTDKTRPLHKVEAYLRRQQREHGGWELFYGDGGEISTSVEAYMALRLLGVPQDDPALIRAKEFIISKGGISKTRIFTKFHLALIGCYDWQGIPSIPSWIMLFPDSFPFTIYEMASWARESTVPLIIVFNDKPVFSVDPIFNLNELYAEGIENVTYSLPRNDNWGDIFLLFDKVFKFAENVDLVPFRKKSLKAAERWILNHQQESGDWGGIMPPMLNSLIAFRVLNYDVADPSVQRGFEAIDRFSIEEEETYRLQACVSPVWDTAWAIRALTESGLPKDNFSLVKAGNWLLDKQCLDYGDWAIKNKLGKPGGWAFEFVNRFYPDIDDSGVVVMALNGIELPDEARKKAAIDRCLQWIETMQCKPGGWAAFDVDNDQNWLNEVPYGDLKAMIDPNTADVTARVIEMVGSCGLKMTSDRVTKALNYLYQEQEEDGSWFGRWGVNYLYGTSGVLSALAVMEVDNHRSQLEKGVNWLISCQNKDGGWGETCWSYNDSSLKGKGVSTASQTAWAIIGLLDAGEGLGTFATDVIQRGIDYLLTTQTSEGTWEEAEFTGTGFPCHFYIRYHLYRHYFPLIALSRYQKLSDRW, from the coding sequence ATGCAAACCCAAGATAAAATTACTCAAGGACAAAACCTTAAGCCTTCCACCCTCACCGATAGCATTACCGCGAGTCAAAACTATTTACTTTCTCTACAATATCCTGATGGTTACTGGTGGGCAGAATTAGAGTCTAACATAACTCTCACGGCTGAAACCGTCCTCGTGCATAAAATTTGGGGAACAGACAAAACTCGTCCCCTGCATAAAGTTGAAGCTTATTTACGTCGTCAACAGAGGGAACATGGGGGCTGGGAACTCTTCTATGGGGACGGAGGGGAAATTAGTACCTCCGTCGAAGCTTACATGGCTTTGCGTTTATTGGGAGTCCCTCAAGATGATCCTGCCTTAATTCGTGCTAAAGAGTTTATTATTAGTAAGGGTGGTATTAGTAAAACCCGCATTTTTACTAAGTTTCATTTAGCTTTAATTGGTTGTTATGATTGGCAGGGAATTCCGTCTATTCCTTCTTGGATTATGCTATTTCCTGATAGCTTCCCCTTCACTATCTATGAAATGGCAAGTTGGGCGCGAGAAAGTACAGTTCCCCTGATTATTGTCTTTAATGATAAACCTGTTTTTTCAGTTGATCCTATCTTTAATCTCAATGAATTATACGCTGAAGGCATCGAAAATGTAACCTATAGTTTACCCCGTAATGATAATTGGGGTGACATCTTTCTATTATTTGATAAAGTGTTTAAATTTGCAGAAAATGTGGATTTAGTTCCTTTCCGCAAAAAGAGTTTAAAAGCGGCTGAACGCTGGATCTTAAATCATCAACAAGAAAGCGGTGATTGGGGTGGAATTATGCCCCCAATGTTGAACTCTTTAATTGCTTTTCGTGTCTTAAACTATGATGTAGCTGATCCTTCAGTTCAACGAGGATTTGAAGCAATTGACCGCTTTTCTATAGAAGAAGAAGAAACCTATCGTTTACAAGCTTGTGTCTCTCCGGTATGGGATACGGCTTGGGCAATACGGGCTTTGACGGAATCAGGTCTACCCAAAGATAATTTTTCCTTAGTTAAAGCCGGAAACTGGTTATTAGATAAACAATGTCTAGACTATGGAGATTGGGCGATTAAAAATAAGTTAGGAAAACCTGGAGGTTGGGCCTTTGAATTTGTTAACCGTTTCTATCCCGATATTGATGATTCAGGGGTAGTGGTTATGGCCCTTAATGGGATAGAATTACCCGATGAAGCCCGCAAAAAAGCCGCCATTGATCGCTGTCTGCAATGGATAGAAACTATGCAATGTAAACCTGGGGGTTGGGCCGCTTTTGATGTAGATAATGATCAAAATTGGTTAAATGAAGTCCCTTATGGGGATTTAAAGGCTATGATTGATCCTAACACGGCTGATGTTACTGCTAGAGTAATCGAAATGGTGGGATCTTGTGGTTTAAAAATGACGAGCGATCGCGTTACAAAAGCCCTTAATTATTTATACCAAGAACAGGAAGAAGATGGTAGTTGGTTCGGTAGATGGGGGGTTAATTATCTTTATGGCACCAGTGGGGTATTATCAGCTTTAGCGGTGATGGAAGTGGATAACCATCGTTCCCAACTAGAAAAAGGGGTGAATTGGTTAATTAGCTGTCAAAATAAAGATGGTGGTTGGGGCGAAACCTGTTGGAGTTATAATGATTCTAGCCTCAAAGGTAAAGGGGTCAGTACCGCTTCTCAGACAGCTTGGGCCATTATTGGGTTATTAGATGCGGGAGAAGGGTTAGGAACCTTTGCTACGGATGTTATTCAACGAGGAATTGACTATTTATTAACAACGCAAACATCCGAGGGAACTTGGGAAGAAGCGGAGTTTACAGGAACAGGGTTTCCTTGTCATTTCTATATCCGTTATCATTTATATCGTCATTATTTTCCCTTAATTGCCCTAAGTCGCTATCAAAAATTAAGCGATCGCTGGTAA